The following nucleotide sequence is from Pandoraea thiooxydans.
GCTGCTGCCTTGTATCCGGCCTAGTGTGTGGATCGATGGGTTGCCCCGCTCGGCCACTGGCCCCGATGTAATCCGCTGACGAACACCTCATCTCCAAAACGGACTGTTGAAGTCCGGAATGACATTCAGGTTTAGCTCGTCCCGGTCTGACCTGTTTCACATCACTTCGCTTCGTGCTGCCTGTGCGCCTTCAAAGGCTCACCATATCCTTCTAAAGGTGATGGATGATTGGTTACCGAGTTAGGCCGCAAGCGGCTTGGTGCTCTGGTAACCCCGTTGGTACTCTTGCTGCTTGGCGGTGATGGCCCAGATCGTGCGTGCCATCTTCGCGGCTTGTGCCACGATGACCACGTTCGCTGGGCGCCGCACCTTGATCTGTTCAAGCCATGGTCCCGGCTCCTTGGCGTTCGTGAGTACCGACCGCGCCCCGTGAATCAGCAACGTGCGCAAATAGGTGTCTCCTCGCTTGGAGATGCCCAGCAGATTGACCTTGCCCCCTGTGCCGCGTTGCTTTGGCACCAAGCCCAGCCACGCGCAGAATTCGCGGGCGGACTTAAAGGCGCGAGCCTCGCCCATCGTGGCGATCGCTGCCGTCGCGGTGAGCAGACCCACGCCCGGAATCTCGGCCACGCGCTTCATGTCAACGTTCTCACGCAGGCGCTGCGCCAGCCGCTGTTCGATCGCCCTAATGTCGGCTTCGGTTTGCTTGATCCGTTGAGTTTGCTCTCGCAGGCTGTCAGCTACGTACTGCGGGATGTCCTTGGCCAACGATTCAAGCGCCGTCTCCATCTCACTGAGCAGGGCCCTCGCTCCCTTGGCGAAGATCGTGCCGAACTCATAGAGCAGGCCTCGCAGTGAGTTCATCTGCATGATTTTCATCTTCATGAGCAGCTCTCTCTGGCGG
It contains:
- a CDS encoding IS110 family transposase → MGAGQIIGLIDGQQVFGVDIAKSVFQLHTVDMDTGEIINQQIKRAKVLEYFANRQSCLIGIEACGGAHYWARKFKALGHSVRLIHAKAVRPFVCGNKTDATDARAIWLAIQQPGTKFVGMKTLEQQATLTLHRQRELLMKMKIMQMNSLRGLLYEFGTIFAKGARALLSEMETALESLAKDIPQYVADSLREQTQRIKQTEADIRAIEQRLAQRLRENVDMKRVAEIPGVGLLTATAAIATMGEARAFKSAREFCAWLGLVPKQRGTGGKVNLLGISKRGDTYLRTLLIHGARSVLTNAKEPGPWLEQIKVRRPANVVIVAQAAKMARTIWAITAKQQEYQRGYQSTKPLAA